One segment of Podospora pseudopauciseta strain CBS 411.78 chromosome 5 map unlocalized CBS411.78m_5.2, whole genome shotgun sequence DNA contains the following:
- a CDS encoding uncharacterized protein (CAZy:GH13; EggNog:ENOG503NV3E; COG:G) has product MHSVQPLLGLSWLLLLDSKTPTMRASLLSLAGVASLAFSGLGLAADAEEWKTRSVYQVMIDRYARTDGSIDHECEAHEFCGGTWRGLINKLDYIQDMGFTAIQISPINKNMEEHTAAGDPYHGYWTTDLYALNDKFGTEKDFKDLVAELKKRDIYLMADVVVNHMAQRFDNNPPPKVDYSKFNPFNDEKYFHPYCNVTEEGWLNATEYQDCWLYPYGVALADLDTRNEFVIKEMNSWIKGLVSNYSIDGLRIDAAKHVNDEFLPGFVKSSGVFAWGEVLTGETEDFCRYQTLDLLPGMPNYLDYYKLIEGFNGGSFEKLAQIKKQAINNCNDTFALGTFVENHDMPRFANKNSDMAIAKNAMTYVILNDGVPTVYQGQEQHFNGFETPHNREPLWQSGYDKESPLYKLTATLNKVRNHIIKLDKDYVNTASEILEANNNYFCTKKGSYGSQIVYCITNNSSKGGKHLLTVGGFQADQKVVEVLTCQSNQAGMSGTIDMKMNNGVPKVYVPADALKDSGICEQTTAEEYQDDTSGAGVTGSATGLLAAAVAGWALMFLA; this is encoded by the exons ATGCACAGTGTCCAGCCTCTTCTTGGACTGTCTTGGCTG CTTCTGCTTGACAGCAAGACACCCACCATGCGAGCTTCACTCTTGAGCCTGGCTGGCGTTGCCAGTCTGGCCTTCtctggcctcggccttgctGCCGACGCTGAGGAATGGAAGACACGATCCGTCTACCAGGTCATGATTGACCGTTATGCCCGCACCGATGGCTCCATCGACCACGAGTGTGAGGCCCACGAGTTCTGCGGTGGCACCTGGAGAGGCTTGATCAACAAGCTCGACTACATCCAAGACATGGGCTTCACGGCCATCCAGATCAGCCCCATCAACAAGAACATGGAGGAGCACACTGCCGCCGGTGACCCCTACCACGGCTACTGGACCACCGATCTGTATGCCCTCAACGACAAGTTTGGCACCGAGAAGGACTTCAAGGATCTGGTGGCCGAGCTCAAGAAGCGCGACATCTACCTCATGGCCGATGTTGTCGTCAACCACATGGCCCAAAGGTtcgacaacaacccccctcccaaggTCGATTACTCCAAGTTCAACCCCTTCAACGACGAGAAGTACTTCCATCCCTACTGCAATGTCACCGAGGAGGGCTGGTTGAACGCCACCGAATACCAAGACTGCTGGCTCTACCCCTATGGCGTTGCCCTTGCCGATCTCGACACCCGCAACGAATTCGTGATCAAGGAGATGAACAGCTGGATCAAGGGTCTTGTCAGCAACTATTCCATTGACGGTCTCCGCATCGACGCCGCCAAGCACGTCAACGACGAGTTCTTGCCCGGCTTTGTCAAGTCTTCGGGTGTGTTTGCCTGGGGCGAGGTTTTGACGGGCGAGACCGAGGACTTCTGCCGCTACCAGACTCTGGATCTCCTGCCCGGCATGCCCAACTATCTCGACTACTACAAGCTCATCGAGGGCTTCAACGGCGGCTCTTTCGAGAAGCTCGCCCAGATCAAGAAGCAGGCCATCAACAACTGCAACGACACCTTTGCCCTGGGCACCTTTGTCGAGAACCACGACATGCCCCGTTTCGCCAACAAGAACAGTGACATGGCCATTGCCAAGAACGCCATGACCTACGTTATCCTCAACGACGGCGTTCCCACCGTGTACCAGGGCCAGGAGCAGCACTTTAACGGCTTCGAGACTCCTCACAACCGTGAGCCTCTCTGGCAGTCCGGCTATGACAAGGAGTCGCCCCTGTACAAGCTCACCGCCACGCTCAACAAGGTGCGCAaccacatcatcaagctCGACAAGGACTATGTCAACACCGCCTCCGAGATCCTTGaggccaacaacaactactTTTGCACCAAGAAGGGCTCCTACGGCAGTCAGATCGTGTActgcatcaccaacaacagctccAAGGGCGGCAAACATTTGCTCACCGTTGGCGGCTTCCAGGCCGATCAGAAGGTCGTTGAGGTCCTCACCTGCCAGTCCAACCAGGCTGGCATGTCGGGCACTATCGACATGAAGATGAACAACGGCGTTCCCAAGGTCTATGTCCCCGCCGATGCGCTCAAGGACTCGGGCATCTGCGAGCAGACGACCGCTGAAGAGTACCAGGACGACACCAGCGGCGCCGGTGTGACCGGTTCCGCCACTGGTCTTTTGGCTGCTGCAGTGGCTGGGTGGGCCCTCATGTTCCTTGCCTAA